In the genome of Segatella copri, one region contains:
- a CDS encoding Abi family protein codes for MEYLEFERILSAKRMQRYKDAANGDTRKAMALYRYNLRLSQEMFTIVSCFEVALRNAIDSLLVPTLGENWLKDSVQDNGIFSNGRMNETRKIIEKAYNRLNRQGIYSHSKLIAEMEFGVWKYMYSSLQYRVTGQCLLRAFPNKPRSSAAIQYNNTYIFNELDKVNSLRNRIAHHEPICFRLHASEIDTSYIVNEYQKIQTLFSWMGIDSRSMLYGLDHVQSVCSKINALK; via the coding sequence ATGGAATATTTAGAATTTGAGCGAATCTTGTCTGCCAAACGAATGCAGAGATATAAGGATGCTGCGAATGGTGACACTCGCAAGGCTATGGCTTTGTATCGCTACAACTTACGTTTGTCGCAGGAGATGTTTACGATAGTTAGCTGCTTTGAAGTGGCATTGCGTAATGCGATTGATAGTCTTTTGGTGCCGACCTTGGGAGAGAATTGGCTGAAAGATTCTGTTCAAGACAATGGAATATTCTCCAATGGACGCATGAACGAGACAAGGAAAATCATAGAAAAGGCATACAACCGATTGAATAGACAAGGCATATACTCTCATTCCAAACTGATTGCAGAAATGGAATTTGGTGTTTGGAAATATATGTATTCCTCACTACAATATCGTGTGACAGGACAATGTCTGCTAAGGGCATTCCCTAACAAACCTCGTTCGTCAGCTGCGATTCAATACAACAACACATACATATTCAATGAACTTGACAAGGTGAACAGTTTGAGAAACAGAATTGCACACCATGAACCTATCTGTTTCAGACTTCATGCATCGGAAATTGACACAAGTTACATCGTCAATGAATACCAGAAAATTCAGACTTTATTCTCTTGGATGGGAATAGATTCTCGCTCAATGTTGTATGGGCTCGACCATGTGCAGAGTGTCTGTTCCAAAATCAATGCCTTAAAATAA